DNA from Brachionichthys hirsutus isolate HB-005 chromosome 3, CSIRO-AGI_Bhir_v1, whole genome shotgun sequence:
CCTTTTGTAGAACTGTGGACTATATTTCCAGTCGTTAATTTTCGCCTTGTGCCCCATAGATAACTTAATATCAGAGGCGTAAAATCACTTCCGTGAGGTCTTGCGTCATCGATTGGAACTGATGGCCTCGAAGGCAGCGGCGTAATCCAGATATCCAGATCAACATATACTAATATCAACTTATTTTAGTTATCCATTATATGATTATATGAGCTGCTGTAATACACCGGCCTATTAACACACTGATGTTTCACAGTCACTCCCCATAAAGTGCAAGGTATTTCATGTTTCCATGATTGTTACAGAAGATAAGAAATAATCAAATTGATTAATTGCTCTGAACGTTAAAGATTTGCCCTTTGTCTTTGGAGTTTTTAATACCTCCGGCGAGGCGGGGGTTCTGTAATCACCAGCGTTGGTcggtctatctgtctgtctgtctgtctgactgttagcaacataactcaaaaagctcctgatggaattttcaggaatCTTCTACCCATATCATTTGTCCCTGGAGAAACAACATCTGATCACAGCTCACAATTACTAATTACCCACATAGAGGAAACATGACAGATGGTCACATAAGTAGAACTCCAGGGTCAACACACAACACTGGAGGCTGGCACTCTTGAGTTCACCTGTGTGACGTTTACCAATgtggtttttaaaatgcaaaaatctGGAAGCTCAGTCCTCCCAAAGCCCACATGTTGGATTAACATGCCTCACAATATTCTCAGTagtagtttattttttattgtattttattctgcattCCTTTGGAATTTACACGAACATGTTCTTTGCCTTTTCATCTTGAGAATTATACATCCCTGTAACAGCAAAACAAGACGAGCGGAGATTTCGCTCTTGTTTGTcggctgcagctccagagaTGACAATATGTTGTGTAGATTCATACATTAGTTAAAAATCACAACATCCTTGCATCACCGTCTGTGTCGTTCATTCGTCGCCATCGGTTTCTTTTCGCTCGCGCTTCACACGCTGTGTCTTTGAATCCATTATTAATTGCAACAACGggcctttttgtttgtttgttctggtgATGCTGCATCGGCTGAGGAAAGTCTGTTGGCTGCTTCCAAATTGATGCCGACATGAAGACGGCGTCTTTTCACAGCAGCAGCGTTTAATAAAACAGAGATAGGATAAATATACTCGATTAAATATCACAGCGAGAAATAAATTCTCCTTTATCAACCacagacatcttttttttttttttttttattgttgtataaatattttatttcaagatatgacaaaaaaatatttgtatttagtGATGGGAGGACTGTTAGAGTGGAACTATAAGGATTAAAAACAGCAGGCAGTGGTAACACTTTGTTAATATTTGCATTATGTTCATGCCGTTTCAAATTCTTCGACCCATGGAGAGAATTGTTGGTACAATGTCGGATGCTTTGTTCTGCTACATCCTCCGGTCCAGTTTCCCTGCACGCGCGGTTCTGGTTTTTTACAGTCCAGCATTGACTGCCTGCAGAATAGTCCAAGAGGTTGCCACGGAGATGGCAGAGTCCAATCGTTCTGAAGAAATCCTTTGAGGTTTTAAGGATTGGATGATATGAGACATGACCTAACTCTAAATGTCAAAAGGACATTTGGATGTTGGACCTTTTCAGAAAAGGTAGCTGAGGTATTGAAagatggcatttttttttttgatttacTACTGGGATGAAAAGCTGTGGTAAATCTGGTCTTGCATGATGCCCAAATAGGTGCTCATCACTGTGGTAAGTTCTTCGTAAAAgttcctgcaggagagacaAGCAGTCCAATATAAGTCCACCAGTTTTAACTTTCACATAGCATCCATTCAATCTACATTTAAAAACTCTTACTGTGCCTTCTCTTCTATCTTGAGGCTCTTGATGCTGTCACCGTAATCAGTGATTGTGTCGATGGCACTCTCATAGTAGGACTTGACAGAATTTGTCACCGTGGTCAGgatcccctcctcttccttaACCTGCCTTGATACGCGGAAGCATTCAGTATCTGCACGGAACGggtaaagaggggggggggggggggtcaaagggcaCCGCTGCAGCTAATTGGGagaatcaaaatgcatttttcatctGTAATTTTTTATGCTTCTTATTGTCTGAGAAAGTACTTACTGAGAGCGAGCAGTGCGACCAGCACAGTAACGGCCAGCAGTTTGTTCATGATGCCACTCAAGTCTAGAAAGAAAATGAGGAGCCATTTAGAGCTTTGCTCACTTTATCCACTAGGGTGAGACATTGTCCTGAAGATGTGCCGCTGCCTGTCTGCACATAAATAGCATCTATTTTTTAAACTAATCTAGAATGaagctattttttttactcaattCTGATGAACATAGAGCGTAAATCTCAAAATCAAAATTCTGTCTTCACCCACCTCTGAGGTGAATTACTTTACCTTGTCCTGTAATTGAAGTTAAAATGTCAGTACTCACCCCGTCCCTCTTCAGAAATGACTGTGATGAAGAGAACAGAGGTTGGCCCAGCCTGTTTTTATAGGATAGATGTGTGGACTTGTCGCTCTCAGAGCCAAAGTGCACCTCGCGCTAGATAAACCTGTACTGTTGTCAGATGTGCGATTGTGGgagcgtgtttgtttttctctcggcATACATAAAGTAGCTTTAAACAAAAACACCATCCCCTTATCGGTAACCATTTATttccaaacgtatcatatttgatacacgtggcctttcaggattttgagacttctacatctCCAGattgatagatacaagccaacacatgcatctgcattttacacaaaacaaattcaggtttttgcaaaagttacacaaattagagcacttatgtaaaaaattatgtttgtttgttttttttgacaaatttgttaGAATGTTTCATTAAGACCtaattttccaaaaattacTGTGTtcttcatggtgcgggctttaaagggttaaggaTGATTTGATTTAAAGGACAATAGAGCCTGAAACCTCTCACATCTAATTTATACTCCACCATCAACAATCATCTcacatttttatattatgttatgTGATCACTGgcttttgtctgtccgtccgtccgtccgtctgttagcaaaataactcaaaacgttccagactgatctggattaaattttcaggaaatgttgggaatgttaccagaaacagatggtTAAAGTTTtgtaatgatccagaagagatcctggattctggatcactttgatatttttgttaacattgcagtcaatggagcttcaacatttgttcttcaatatctcggttgattattgaccgatgtttatggaatttgacagtcgtgtagggcggggatctctatctcaccaccacaTTTCATGTGGATCCGATCCAGAGTGATGTTCTGAAGAAATATTGCATTTGAACATGAAAACCCCTTTTACGGATGAAAAAATCTGTTGACATTTTTGTAAACTTTCTCAAGAGGCATTTGATACTTGCATTACATCACTATAGTCCTAAGTCCTATCAAGATGGTCAGAAGTCAAGAGTGTGTTGAACACGTCACCTTCCTGATTCAGTTATGAAACGTGTGATTGGATTACATTTATCGAGCAGGAAGTCAATAAAAGAGCCTTCAGCTTTTTAGGCTGGACATTTATTTGAGTTATATTTTGGGTAGAATTATGACCTTGTGTAACAGATGTTCGAGCGGTTTCAAGGAATTGGCTTGTTTTTCGGAAGAATTTGAGGAATATTGTCACTGGATGACGCAGGTGAAAgacaaaatatttgtttctgagAGCCGGAGTACAAAGTCCAGGTCATTTCAGGTTGTTTACTCACTGCTGTTTGTTGTGCTGTCCTcatgcaatttttatttttgtttgataccctattgaaaataatatttgcCTTCATTCTTATTTCTTCTTAAAATTAGTCTTGATTCATTTGCCTTTTTAGCATCTGTTTATCTTCTGGTTACACATTTGGGGTAAATGTCATTGCTCTGCTTTAATAAGGGCAAATGTTTGCTCGCCCACGCAGATCACTTTGTGAccaacaaatgtgtgtgagcCAAATAACACACTCTTCTTTCTTCAGGGacaaaaaacagtttatttttctttgaccGACAGAACATCATAATCTACAAATCACCAAAGTTCAGCACAACATATAAATTAAATTCCCATATTTCCACTTAATGCCATGCAGTGGTTTGCTATAAGCTGCAGCGCAGTTGAGGACAAATAATGTGACGACAGCATGTTATTTTGAAGGTACAGACCATTTCTGTATTATTGCTTCTGATAGCATTTGCATAGCATTATAGCCTGTGTATGGAAGGGTGAATGCTGGCTCTAGTTGTAAAGCACCGTGATTGGTCAGTCAGATTAAAGAGGTTCCATATAAGGACTAATAGTATTACAGCAACTTTCTCTAATTATATACAGGATGcatcctgcagacagacagacggacagttTACTGAATGCTATTGTGTTGTAAATTTGCAAGAACAAGTTCCACTCAGAGGCTTTCGGCTTTGTAGGTGAAAGCCTCTGAGTGGAACTTTGTATGTAGTTAGCCGCTGGCTAACTACTGTGAATTAGATAATAGTTAATAATAGTTATGTTATAAGTGATCTCTGTATGGAATGAAGTCAACTGCAAACTGGTAGATgttttgcctctcatccaaTATCTTCATGCATTTCGTACAGGTCCAGTTGACCCCCCCAGATTGACATCATAATCCAAATGAGAATGCTGCTTCATTGAGGTCACTGACAAATTCTTTTCACATTCTTTTCCAGTCAAAAA
Protein-coding regions in this window:
- the apoc2 gene encoding apolipoprotein C-II; amino-acid sequence: MNKLLAVTVLVALLALNTECFRVSRQVKEEEGILTTVTNSVKSYYESAIDTITDYGDSIKSLKIEEKAQNFYEELTTVMSTYLGIMQDQIYHSFSSQ